In Lolium rigidum isolate FL_2022 chromosome 3, APGP_CSIRO_Lrig_0.1, whole genome shotgun sequence, the genomic window GGCGCGCACACAAAATGAATCGATGGTACAGGCTCTTAGAATCAAGCTCTAGTAGCATGCAGGCTGCAACACCTATATAAAGCTGCACCATCTGCACATATCGTATCACTCACAACAAGCTCACCTGTACCATCACACAACCAACACCTATCTGTTGTTGCAAGCAGTTCAGATCCAGTCAGTGGTGCTGAAATGGCGTCCCAACTGGTCGAGAGCCACCGTGCCGGCGCGGAGGTCGTGAAGGGGGACGAGGCTTGCAAGAAGAGATCCATCGAGTTCCTGGAAGAGCTCGGGCTCCCGAAGGGCCTCTTCCCGCTGCAGGACATGGAGGAGTTTGGGTACAACCGCGAGAGCGGGTTCGCGTGGATActccagaagaagaagaaagagcacACTTTCAAGAAGATCAAGCAGACTGTCTCCTACGCCACAGAGGTGACCGCCTTCGTCGAAAAGGGAAAGATCAAGAAGGTCACCGGGATCAAGACCAAGGAGCTGTTCCTGTGGCTCAGTCTGGTCGAGGTCTATGTTGACGAGTCCTGTGCTGACAAGGTCACCTTCAAGACTGGTACCGGTCTGTCTGACACCTTCGATGCGGCGGCGTTCGAGATCGGAGAATAGGGAGCATGGCGATCGGGCGCCACATAAAGACTGCCGTAGTCTGTCAGTATAATAAAACTAGCCTTGTTGTACCTTTCAGTTTGTAAGCCTTCGGCAATGAAATGAATAATTGCACTTATTAGTTGTTGTTACTGCTGTCTAAATCGTTCAGATCACACTCAATTTCTCGTTACTGTCACTATCTTTGTGTGAGAACAATGGACTTGTCGACAAATATAATGTAGGGCTCTGAAGTGCAATATGAACCATGAAATGAAATGCACAACAGAATACGATGATTCTCAGTATCTGAATATCACGGCGTCCCCAGTTTCCCTGTCATTCTGACTTGAAAAAACTTCAAACTACCTTCTACTATGTGGTATTATTTTGTATACATTATTTATTTGAACAAAAGAAGACTACATGTATAGTATCATGATAGTGTAATGGTGCTATAAAAAAACGCGACCACTTAATACGTTGGTTGTTGTTAACTGTGTACTCTGTCAAAAAGAAGAAAATATGCACAGGTATTCAGATGCAAATACTGTTGTACTAGTAAATCATTAGATTTCTGCAAACCTGTCCTCCCTAGTTGTTTCCAGAGTGTGCTGCGTGACTGCGTGTTGGTGTCGTGTTTCTGCGACTTTGAAGACTTACTAAAATAAAATCATTAGAAAACACTACAACACATTACTGATACTCCATTCGGTTTAAAATAATTGGCAaaaatggatatatctagaccttttttttgagaaacacagtacaaacacagacgctcacatacacgtgcatacactcaccctatgaacgcacacacgcacacccctacccctatgagcacctccggaagactgagccggcggattggatcttgaaattgacgaagtcaccacaggcgcctcgctgtcgacgggaacgtcgcctcctactgaatgaatattccgccttatgagacacacagatgtcaaacctggggtttgaactctggtgggctgggggtacaaccaccctcctaaccatccaacctcaggttggttctcgatATATCTAGACCTGTTTTAGTGTGCAGATACATCTATTATTAGCCGATTATTTTGAACCGAAAGGAGTACTAAAGTTTTACGATTTTATTAAGAAAAATATCAAGTTCAATTCACCTTTTTTTAAGGAGAACAAACTGCCGATCCGAGaaaaggagaacacaaaattattTCTTATACAGTACCATAAATAACATGGCAATTTCATTCAAGCCAAAATTTAGGTTCGTGAAATGATAATTTCTCAGTCCATTTAGTTGTACAGCATAAGCATGCTCCACATTTTTTGTGCAACTTTAGGCCCAAAATGACATTTCTAAACTTGAGTTCCATGTGATTTTTAAGTGTACAACTCCTCAATCTATTGTTGCCACTGCATTCCTCGCATCACTTTTCCAAGGCAACGCCAGGAgggcctaaccctagccgccaagAGCACGCCCTGCCACCGGTGTTGGCCATCGTGGCGGCAACCCCAACGCCTAAGGTGTTGGGATAGAAGGTGTGGAGGCTTTCGTGGGGCTGATGGCGCGATTTCGACAGAGGGATCCGAGCATGGTAGCTGGGGCGGCGTCGCTGGCCAGGCGGTCATAGCCTTCCCCACTAGTCACTATCACATGCAGGGGCTAACCATGATGGGCGGGTCGGAGGCACCGGATTGTGGGTCTAGGAACCAGCCCAAATCCTTAGTCCGCAAGGCGTCTTGTTGTATGGCGGTGCGGTTGGCGACTGCACGAAGCTGATGTGTGTGACTATGTGGCGATCCAGCCGGGTGCGAGCCAGGGAGGTGTTGTTATCGGTGAAAATCGAGCTCCAACTTCGGTCATGGTTGGCGATGACAACATTTATGCATCATTACCATGATGAAGGTATCATCAATGTAGTCATCATCTCCTCGCTCTGCTGCTactggggaaaccctagatcttagACTCCTGGATCGTACGATGGATGCGCTATCGTTGTcggtatccccccccccccccgagagcATCGTTTTGGAGCAGATGCTTGTTGGAGGCTCTGGAGCAGTGTGCCATCTACTGTGTCAACCATGGCGGATCTTAGTGTCGTGGTGCAGCAGGGTCTTAACGATGAAAGCGTGATGACGGACGTGCACATGGCGATGGTGTTGTTTGGAATCATGATTAGGTCAGCAGCAGGGCTGGCAAGGTCAATGCGTTGAACCTTGTCCTGAAGATGGGCTCGCGGAAGAACGGCGACGACGACTTCTAGAGTGTGTGCATGCGATGCGCGCTAAGTGCTAGTTGGACCAGTTGTGCTCCTGGTTCGCCGTTGAGCAGTTTGGTGAGGCTTCTAGCTTTAGA contains:
- the LOC124698900 gene encoding uncharacterized protein LOC124698900, producing MASQLVESHRAGAEVVKGDEACKKRSIEFLEELGLPKGLFPLQDMEEFGYNRESGFAWILQKKKKEHTFKKIKQTVSYATEVTAFVEKGKIKKVTGIKTKELFLWLSLVEVYVDESCADKVTFKTGTGLSDTFDAAAFEIGE